The proteins below are encoded in one region of Syntrophobacterales bacterium:
- the pnp gene encoding polyribonucleotide nucleotidyltransferase translates to MKQSVTINYAGRPLTISTGELAKQAGGSVVIQYADTVVLVTAVAQKKPSERDFLPLTVNYQEMAYAAGKFPGGFFKREGRPSAGEVLTSRLIDRPIRPLFPKGFRNETQVIATVLSVDQESDPAVLGIIGASAALTISEIPWDGPLAGVKIGRKNGVFIINPSAADMAESDIDIVVTGTKDAIMMVEGTANFASDRDLLDAIHFGHQQLIPLIEMQEQLRDKVEPRIKWAVQIKEAPEGLKEELRSKIEKPLIETFGIKAKIERGERQKELFDSVVQNYPDMDESILYETYDDITRDVLREQLLSIGKRIDGRAYDAIRPINCQVGILPRTHGSALFTRGETQSLAVTTFGTADDEQKVESLLEGETFKSFLLHYNFPPFSVGEVSMLRGPSRREIGHGNLALRALTPILPSKEDFPYTIRIVSEILESNGSSSMATVCAGCLTLMDAGVPIKEPVAGIAMGLVKEGDIEIVLTDILGDEDHLGDMDFKIAGTREGITAIQMDIKIKGITKETMWKAIGQAKQGIAKILDIMSETLNAPRETLSPYAPRIYTITIKPDKIRDVIGPGGKVIKSIVEQTGVKIDIEDSGIVKIASMDEESANQAIDIIRGLTKEAQVGEIYLGKVKKVIDSGAIIEIMHGTDGFCHISQLAEGYVKKASDVVKERDEMLVKVIDIEPSGRIKLSRKAILLEKKE, encoded by the coding sequence ATGAAACAAAGTGTAACTATTAACTATGCTGGAAGACCATTAACGATAAGCACAGGCGAATTGGCAAAACAGGCAGGAGGTAGCGTCGTAATACAGTATGCCGACACAGTCGTACTCGTTACTGCGGTCGCGCAAAAAAAGCCGTCTGAAAGAGACTTCCTGCCTCTCACGGTAAATTATCAGGAAATGGCCTATGCGGCGGGAAAATTTCCAGGAGGCTTTTTCAAGAGGGAAGGAAGACCCTCTGCGGGAGAGGTACTCACATCCCGCCTTATCGACAGACCAATTCGTCCGCTATTTCCCAAAGGGTTCAGGAATGAGACCCAGGTTATCGCTACGGTGCTCTCTGTGGATCAGGAAAGTGACCCTGCCGTACTCGGCATCATAGGCGCTTCCGCCGCACTGACCATCTCGGAGATACCATGGGATGGCCCCCTCGCAGGCGTCAAGATAGGAAGAAAGAACGGTGTGTTTATCATAAACCCGAGTGCGGCCGATATGGCTGAAAGTGATATAGACATCGTGGTCACAGGAACCAAAGATGCAATCATGATGGTCGAAGGCACGGCGAACTTCGCAAGCGACCGCGATCTGCTTGATGCCATCCACTTCGGCCACCAGCAACTGATACCTCTTATAGAAATGCAGGAGCAATTAAGAGATAAGGTGGAGCCAAGAATAAAATGGGCCGTCCAGATAAAAGAGGCTCCTGAAGGCTTAAAAGAAGAACTCCGCAGCAAGATCGAGAAACCTCTAATAGAGACCTTCGGCATAAAGGCCAAGATCGAGAGAGGTGAACGGCAGAAAGAATTATTTGACAGCGTTGTGCAAAACTATCCGGATATGGACGAATCCATCCTATACGAGACATATGACGATATAACCAGAGATGTCCTGAGAGAGCAACTGTTGTCAATTGGAAAAAGGATTGATGGACGGGCCTACGACGCTATAAGGCCCATAAACTGCCAGGTGGGTATTCTGCCAAGAACGCACGGCTCCGCCCTTTTTACAAGGGGCGAGACCCAGTCTCTCGCCGTAACCACCTTCGGGACGGCGGATGATGAACAGAAAGTAGAATCGCTCCTTGAAGGCGAGACATTTAAATCGTTTCTCCTTCACTACAACTTTCCCCCCTTCTCAGTCGGAGAAGTGTCAATGCTCCGCGGGCCTTCGCGGCGCGAGATCGGTCACGGGAATCTTGCGTTAAGGGCACTTACTCCGATCCTTCCCTCCAAAGAGGATTTCCCTTACACTATCCGGATCGTATCAGAGATATTGGAGTCGAACGGTTCTTCATCTATGGCCACTGTATGCGCTGGATGCCTGACCTTGATGGATGCAGGAGTTCCCATCAAGGAACCGGTAGCGGGAATCGCCATGGGTCTCGTCAAAGAGGGCGATATAGAGATCGTCCTTACCGATATTCTTGGAGATGAAGACCACCTCGGCGATATGGATTTTAAAATTGCCGGCACACGAGAAGGTATAACCGCCATCCAAATGGACATCAAGATCAAGGGCATCACTAAAGAGACCATGTGGAAGGCAATTGGTCAGGCCAAACAGGGCATCGCAAAGATCCTTGATATAATGTCAGAAACTCTGAACGCTCCAAGAGAGACGCTTTCGCCGTACGCCCCCAGAATATACACCATCACCATCAAGCCTGATAAAATAAGAGACGTGATAGGTCCGGGCGGCAAAGTAATCAAGAGCATCGTGGAGCAGACCGGGGTAAAGATCGATATTGAAGATTCCGGTATCGTGAAAATCGCGTCCATGGATGAGGAATCAGCAAACCAGGCGATTGATATCATCCGGGGCCTCACAAAAGAAGCGCAGGTAGGCGAAATATACCTCGGTAAAGTGAAGAAGGTAATAGACTCCGGCGCCATCATTGAGATCATGCACGGCACGGACGGTTTTTGTCACATCAGCCAGTTAGCCGAGGGTTACGTGAAGAAGGCATCAGACGTAGTCAAGGAGCGGGACGAAATGCTCGTGAAGGTTATAGATATTGAACCGAGCGGGAGGATAAAACTCTCAAGAAAGGCTATTCTCCTGGAAAAGAAAGAATAG
- a CDS encoding ribosome maturation factor RimP, whose product MISENEIVKKIESVLNPILGEESIELVDLEFMPFGKRWMLRIFIDKEGGVTIADCETVNRELGRILDVEDFIDHPYTLEVSSPGLTRSLKKRTDFLRYRGKLCKITTKERIDNKTEFRGKIVDITDDKVEIKGKIDVFTIPICAIKKANLEFEL is encoded by the coding sequence ATGATATCCGAGAATGAGATCGTAAAAAAAATTGAGAGCGTACTTAATCCCATCCTTGGCGAGGAGTCGATTGAGCTGGTGGATCTTGAGTTCATGCCTTTCGGGAAGAGATGGATGCTTCGCATATTCATTGATAAAGAAGGAGGCGTTACAATAGCGGATTGTGAAACGGTGAACCGTGAACTGGGCAGAATTCTGGATGTGGAGGATTTCATTGACCACCCGTATACATTGGAAGTCTCCTCCCCTGGTCTCACCCGGTCGTTGAAGAAACGTACGGACTTTTTGAGATATAGAGGTAAGCTCTGCAAAATAACAACAAAAGAGCGCATTGACAACAAAACCGAGTTCAGGGGAAAGATTGTCGATATTACAGACGATAAAGTTGAGATTAAAGGAAAAATAGATGTATTTACAATCCCGATATGTGCTATAAAAAAGGCAAACTTAGAATTTGAATTATAA
- the nusA gene encoding transcription termination factor NusA: protein MYFDLNYVIEQVGKEKGIPKETLIAALEEAILSASKKKYGSHLDLEAKYNEELGEIEVFQFKKVVEEVNEPDVEVSIEEARTHDPECEIDDSIGVKMDTSSLGRIAAQTAKQVIVQKVRNAESDVIYNEYKGKKGEIAAGVIQRAEKNHYVVNLGKTEAILLAKEVIPGEGFRQRDRIKAVILDVEKTPKGCTILLSRTHPGFLIKLFELEVPEIQEGIIKIIGAAREPGERAKISVYSEDPDIDPIGACVGVKGSRVQAVVQELRGEKIDIIPWSKDPAKFVCNTLAPARVSKVYINEEEHSMEIIVNDDQLSLAIGKKGQNVRLASRLTGWKIDINSESEVEITSRKVIDDLMDKLKISEILARILHDEYLRDAQDLAKLTSEELNKITSISIEDCRRIIEQAKQIKEKETSEKTEERQEEAAAGNLQS from the coding sequence ATGTATTTTGATTTGAATTACGTTATTGAACAGGTAGGCAAGGAAAAAGGCATACCAAAGGAAACGTTGATTGCTGCCCTAGAAGAGGCGATACTCTCCGCATCCAAGAAAAAATATGGCAGCCATCTCGACTTAGAGGCAAAATACAACGAAGAACTGGGCGAGATAGAGGTGTTCCAGTTTAAAAAAGTGGTGGAAGAAGTAAATGAACCAGATGTGGAGGTTTCCATTGAGGAGGCAAGAACGCACGACCCTGAATGCGAGATCGACGACAGCATAGGCGTTAAGATGGATACTTCGTCTCTGGGGAGAATTGCAGCCCAGACAGCAAAGCAGGTAATTGTCCAAAAGGTGAGAAACGCGGAAAGCGATGTTATATATAATGAATACAAAGGTAAGAAAGGTGAGATAGCAGCAGGCGTCATTCAGCGGGCAGAAAAGAACCACTACGTGGTTAACCTCGGGAAGACCGAAGCGATCCTTCTCGCAAAGGAAGTGATACCAGGCGAAGGTTTCCGTCAAAGAGACCGGATCAAGGCGGTTATCCTAGACGTCGAAAAAACCCCTAAGGGCTGTACAATACTTCTGTCACGGACTCATCCAGGCTTTCTCATCAAACTCTTTGAACTGGAAGTTCCCGAGATTCAGGAAGGTATAATAAAAATCATCGGGGCTGCACGGGAACCGGGAGAACGGGCAAAAATATCAGTCTACAGCGAGGATCCAGACATAGATCCCATTGGCGCCTGCGTGGGTGTGAAGGGGTCAAGGGTCCAAGCAGTTGTCCAGGAACTGAGAGGAGAGAAAATTGATATCATACCCTGGAGTAAAGATCCAGCCAAATTCGTCTGCAATACCCTGGCGCCGGCTAGAGTTTCCAAGGTCTATATCAACGAAGAGGAACATTCTATGGAAATCATAGTGAATGATGACCAGCTTTCTCTTGCCATAGGCAAGAAAGGTCAAAATGTACGACTTGCGTCGAGACTGACCGGCTGGAAGATAGACATAAACAGTGAGTCTGAAGTAGAGATTACGTCGCGGAAAGTAATCGACGACCTCATGGATAAGCTCAAGATTAGTGAAATCCTCGCCAGGATCCTCCATGATGAATATCTGAGAGACGCCCAGGACCTTGCAAAACTTACATCTGAAGAATTGAACAAGATCACCAGCATTTCCATAGAAGATTGCAGAAGAATCATCGAACAAGCCAAACAGATCAAGGAAAAAGAAACATCGGAAAAAACAGAGGAACGACAGGAAGAGGCTGCGGCCGGGAATCTGCAATCGTAA
- a CDS encoding insulinase family protein, with translation MYRKTTLSNDITVVTESIPYFSTISIGIWWKVGGRFEDESNNGICHFIEHMLFKGTTRRTAHDIAREMDAVGGTLNAFTGKESTCLYARVLRKDTDMALDILADMYAQSTFNKEDIEKEKYVIAQEIKMIDDNPEEYVYDLFNATYFSNHALGMPILGTQKNVERFTKESLLAYFNRYYQPQNVIITATGRIDHDNFVRKIETLFGGRKPSAPLPVMVSPVPHAGVHFYEKDLEHVYLCIGSRGVSQVDQKRYALYVLNALLGGSMSSHLFQEIREKRGLVYNIYSYVNCYHDAGTFGISTSTSNESVEEVIALIRNEILRIRDKGITDAELTFSKKHIKGDLLISLENSESKMGRLAKNELYFGSYIPLKDTLRAIDSISKSDVNEISRFVFSNPEDLSLTILGNVNKKTVEDAWKN, from the coding sequence ATGTATAGAAAAACAACCCTTTCAAACGATATTACGGTGGTAACCGAATCTATCCCCTACTTCTCCACCATATCGATAGGGATATGGTGGAAGGTCGGAGGAAGGTTTGAAGACGAGTCGAACAACGGCATATGCCATTTCATCGAACATATGTTATTCAAAGGAACGACTCGTCGAACGGCCCATGACATTGCCCGTGAGATGGATGCCGTAGGTGGCACCCTCAACGCATTCACCGGTAAGGAATCGACGTGCCTATATGCGAGAGTATTAAGAAAAGATACGGATATGGCGCTTGATATCCTCGCCGATATGTACGCCCAGTCCACCTTCAACAAGGAGGACATCGAAAAAGAGAAGTATGTAATCGCTCAGGAAATCAAGATGATTGATGATAATCCAGAGGAATATGTATACGACCTCTTCAATGCCACGTATTTCTCCAACCACGCGCTCGGCATGCCCATTCTTGGGACCCAGAAGAATGTGGAACGCTTCACCAAAGAGAGCCTGTTAGCTTATTTTAACCGTTACTACCAGCCTCAAAACGTAATCATAACTGCTACCGGCAGGATTGACCACGATAATTTCGTAAGAAAAATAGAGACCCTCTTCGGTGGAAGAAAACCTAGCGCTCCTTTGCCTGTCATGGTGAGTCCGGTGCCCCATGCCGGTGTACATTTTTATGAAAAGGATCTGGAGCATGTATATTTGTGCATAGGTTCCCGAGGCGTGAGCCAGGTGGACCAAAAGCGATATGCTCTGTATGTCCTTAACGCGCTTCTCGGCGGAAGCATGAGTTCCCACCTCTTCCAAGAGATACGGGAAAAGAGGGGCCTTGTGTATAACATATACTCATATGTGAACTGCTATCATGACGCAGGTACTTTCGGCATCTCCACATCCACATCAAACGAATCCGTCGAGGAAGTGATCGCTCTCATCAGGAACGAGATCCTTCGGATTCGCGACAAAGGAATTACGGACGCTGAACTTACCTTCTCGAAGAAGCATATTAAGGGAGATCTCTTGATTTCCCTGGAAAACTCCGAGTCGAAAATGGGAAGACTGGCGAAGAACGAGCTATACTTCGGCTCTTATATCCCGCTTAAGGACACACTGCGGGCCATTGACAGCATTAGCAAATCCGACGTGAACGAGATTAGTCGCTTTGTCTTCAGCAACCCCGAAGACCTCTCTCTCACAATCTTGGGAAACGTCAACAAAAAAACTGTCGAAGACGCATGGAAGAATTAG
- a CDS encoding bifunctional oligoribonuclease/PAP phosphatase NrnA produces the protein MLKKIKEIINEGKRFLITAHIDPDGDAIGSTFSLYWALNSMGKQSVVYLKDEVPYKYKFLPQPSHLTRQFPDERFDAVFVLDCGSLFRVGDGHERLKEIGPLINIDHHKTNEPFGAVNVVDETACCTAEILYFLYEFLNLFITPEMATNIYTAILTDTGSFRFENTNSNAFIISEKMLMAGVKPAYVSGMAYNSHPKERFKLLGLVLSGLETFNHGKVAMAYLTEDMFKESHAGRELSDGFVEHIKEIRGLEVAVLFRQVAKGYKISMRSKGVVDVARICSLFGGGGHKNAAGCIIEGDLETAKKRIKEALEL, from the coding sequence ATGCTAAAGAAGATTAAAGAGATTATCAACGAAGGAAAACGATTTCTCATAACCGCCCATATTGATCCGGATGGGGACGCGATAGGTTCAACATTTTCTCTGTACTGGGCGCTCAATTCCATGGGCAAGCAGTCGGTCGTCTATCTGAAGGATGAAGTGCCGTATAAGTACAAGTTCCTCCCACAGCCTTCCCACCTCACCCGTCAGTTCCCGGATGAAAGATTCGACGCGGTTTTCGTGCTGGATTGTGGAAGCCTATTCCGCGTAGGAGACGGGCATGAGCGGCTGAAAGAGATTGGACCCCTCATAAATATCGACCACCACAAAACAAATGAACCATTCGGGGCGGTAAATGTAGTCGACGAAACTGCCTGTTGCACCGCCGAGATCCTTTACTTTCTTTATGAATTTCTGAACCTGTTCATTACTCCCGAGATGGCTACAAACATCTATACCGCCATTTTGACGGACACCGGTTCTTTTCGTTTTGAGAATACAAATTCCAATGCCTTTATCATCTCGGAGAAAATGCTCATGGCGGGGGTCAAACCAGCCTATGTGTCGGGGATGGCATATAACAGTCATCCCAAAGAACGGTTTAAACTTCTTGGATTGGTCCTCTCTGGACTCGAGACATTTAATCACGGCAAAGTCGCCATGGCCTATCTCACGGAAGATATGTTTAAAGAGTCCCATGCGGGCCGAGAACTATCAGATGGGTTTGTAGAGCACATAAAGGAGATACGGGGCTTAGAAGTGGCCGTCCTGTTCCGACAAGTGGCAAAAGGCTACAAGATCAGCATGAGGTCCAAAGGGGTCGTGGATGTGGCCCGGATTTGCAGTCTCTTTGGAGGGGGAGGACATAAGAACGCAGCCGGCTGTATTATTGAGGGAGACCTGGAGACCGCAAAAAAACGAATAAAGGAGGCTTTAGAGCTTTAG
- the truB gene encoding tRNA pseudouridine(55) synthase TruB produces the protein MNGFLIIDKQSGISSYDVIRRLKRICSFKKIGYIGTLDRNATGILPVVLNEAVKLIPFLEDGQKTYIATVLLGTTTDTLDIEGNVLSAIETEPYEKPELEELLKKFEGKITQQIPAYSSKKVNKKPLYKWAREGIPVEPSYKEVEIYRIRLLRYIHPHLTIEVSCSKGTYIRTLAQDFGAALGCGATLYSLKRTKHGEFTESMCVNLDNINARQDLLNSLISLENVLKYLKMTTVESSLEKFLRQGMPVPLTGNPKEWINGELTRLFDHKGILIGIGTANILSKTIKIKRLINS, from the coding sequence GTGAACGGCTTTTTAATCATAGATAAGCAATCAGGCATTTCGTCGTACGACGTCATCAGGAGATTGAAGAGAATATGTTCGTTCAAGAAAATAGGCTACATCGGCACTCTCGACAGAAACGCCACAGGCATATTGCCTGTGGTTTTGAACGAAGCGGTGAAATTGATCCCCTTCCTTGAAGACGGTCAGAAAACGTATATAGCCACCGTCCTCTTGGGAACCACAACCGATACCTTGGACATTGAAGGTAATGTTCTCTCCGCAATAGAAACTGAACCTTACGAGAAACCCGAATTGGAGGAATTGCTGAAAAAGTTTGAGGGAAAGATCACACAGCAGATTCCGGCCTACTCTTCAAAGAAGGTAAACAAAAAACCTTTATATAAATGGGCTCGCGAAGGGATTCCAGTAGAGCCTTCATACAAAGAGGTGGAGATATATCGGATACGGCTTCTCCGTTACATCCACCCACATCTCACGATTGAAGTGTCCTGCTCCAAGGGTACATATATCAGGACCCTGGCTCAGGATTTCGGCGCCGCCCTCGGCTGCGGCGCAACCCTCTATTCCCTTAAAAGAACGAAACACGGTGAGTTTACCGAAAGCATGTGCGTTAATCTCGATAATATAAACGCCAGACAAGACCTGCTAAACAGTTTAATATCATTGGAAAATGTGTTAAAATATTTAAAGATGACTACAGTGGAGTCTTCATTAGAAAAATTTTTACGTCAAGGTATGCCGGTTCCGTTGACAGGCAACCCGAAAGAATGGATAAACGGTGAGCTGACAAGGCTCTTTGATCACAAAGGGATTCTCATAGGAATCGGGACGGCAAATATATTATCAAAGACGATCAAGATCAAGAGATTGATAAACAGTTAA
- the rbfA gene encoding 30S ribosome-binding factor RbfA, producing MRYRKLRVQDLIREEISSIIQLDVKDPGIGFVTILEVKMSEDLKIAKVYCSVYGNEETKQATIEALKRSKNYIRFLLGKRIKLRYTPEIVFVLDTTYDAAAKIEAILNKEIHAKED from the coding sequence ATGAGATACAGAAAACTCAGGGTCCAGGACCTTATAAGAGAAGAGATATCCTCCATAATCCAACTGGATGTCAAAGACCCGGGTATCGGTTTCGTCACCATACTGGAGGTAAAGATGAGCGAAGACCTGAAGATAGCCAAGGTATACTGCTCAGTTTACGGCAATGAAGAGACGAAACAGGCGACGATTGAGGCATTGAAGAGGTCGAAAAATTATATCAGGTTCCTGTTGGGAAAACGAATAAAGTTGCGATATACACCAGAAATTGTCTTCGTTCTCGACACCACGTATGATGCAGCAGCGAAGATTGAAGCGATATTGAACAAAGAAATTCATGCTAAAGAAGATTAA
- the rpsO gene encoding 30S ribosomal protein S15 produces the protein MSLTPVQKQTIIESYKTHEKDTGSPEVQIALLTERIKSLTEHFKKFSKDHNSRRGLLVMVGSRRRLLNYLKEKNLDRYKKVIERLGLRK, from the coding sequence ATGTCGCTTACCCCCGTACAAAAACAGACCATTATAGAAAGCTATAAAACTCACGAGAAGGATACCGGTTCTCCGGAGGTCCAGATTGCGCTTCTTACGGAACGTATCAAGTCTCTCACCGAACATTTCAAAAAATTCTCGAAAGACCATAATTCGAGGAGAGGACTCCTCGTTATGGTAGGCAGCAGAAGAAGGCTGCTCAATTATCTCAAAGAGAAAAACCTAGACAGGTACAAAAAGGTCATAGAGAGGCTAGGGTTAAGAAAATAG
- a CDS encoding DUF503 domain-containing protein, protein MIVGVSTIEIFFSENQSLKDKRQVTRKIVGKIRTRFNISVMEVEQTNLWQRAHIGFALVDVKKDHVDAAIENVHRYVESLYIGKIIDTKTEIMVM, encoded by the coding sequence ATGATTGTCGGTGTTTCAACTATAGAGATATTCTTTTCCGAGAACCAGTCTCTGAAAGACAAACGGCAAGTTACAAGAAAGATAGTGGGGAAGATAAGAACGAGGTTCAACATATCCGTCATGGAGGTGGAGCAGACAAACCTCTGGCAGAGGGCGCATATTGGTTTCGCTTTAGTAGACGTGAAGAAAGATCATGTGGATGCGGCGATCGAAAATGTCCACAGGTATGTGGAGTCTCTTTATATCGGCAAGATCATAGACACCAAGACAGAGATCATGGTTATGTGA
- the infB gene encoding translation initiation factor IF-2: protein MTKIKITTFTDKISDDEILSKLKGIGVKIKDKSREETPHEEEKERIAPAGETLVEKRVASTIIRRRVQPPPEKEKTETIRQQTVPEEPPKAPRPEKIAIKYKEPTPTEPVVAEAPVPREAKAEVPETVEKSLEMEPPENKEPPVEELSKGEVERIGQEKEKEITKVLEEAYKQDLEKEVTLTDETEEERKKKKTEKLLKKIEEQEFEETKVKKKGLLKRKVVIKEEDLYTFKRGKGRSTPNRKGRTLDERREEDRREARPAKKSIKVGDEIQVSELAKRMGIKAQDIVTKLLPLGIIVPINQSIDYDTAYLVASELGFDVEKIVSIEEEFLALEEEQKESSSRNLKPRSPVVTIMGHVDHGKTLLLDTIRHSNVAEKEAGGITQHIGAYVVNVDGKEIVFVDTPGHEAFTAMRARGAKVTDIVVLVVASDDGVMPQTVEAINHAKAANVPIIVAINKIDKQNANPDKVLTELSEYGLVPEEWGGTTLFAKISAKKNMGIKELLELITLQAEMLELKADPDQLAKAIIVESELDKGQGPVGTVIIQEGTLKIGDPFIAGSMFGRVRAMIDDKGKRIQKAPPSTPVLVVGFQDVPHGGDRFIVTTEERYARELSKYRQEKLREKEIMKSSRTTLEDLYSKMHETGRVTLNVIVKGDVRGTIDAIIEALKKLSNEQVEIQIIHSGVGAITETDVNLAMASGAIIIGFNTKPIGKAQALAEHEKIDIRTYSIIYELIDEIKKAMEGMLAPKIVETEIGKAEVRKVFSVSKIGTIAGCYMTEGKATRNAVVKVMRTSNEVFSGKLASLKRFKDDVKEVQTGYECGVSIESFNDIKEGDILVFSIQEKEKQTLDG from the coding sequence ATGACAAAAATAAAAATCACCACCTTCACCGATAAGATAAGCGACGATGAAATTCTGTCGAAATTGAAGGGTATCGGTGTAAAGATAAAGGATAAGTCAAGGGAGGAAACGCCTCACGAAGAAGAAAAAGAAAGGATAGCGCCCGCAGGAGAAACCCTCGTAGAGAAACGCGTGGCTTCCACGATTATACGCAGAAGGGTTCAACCTCCTCCTGAAAAAGAGAAAACAGAGACCATTAGACAACAGACGGTCCCCGAAGAACCTCCAAAAGCCCCGCGTCCAGAAAAAATTGCTATAAAGTATAAAGAACCAACACCAACAGAACCAGTGGTGGCGGAAGCTCCGGTTCCACGGGAAGCCAAAGCGGAGGTCCCGGAAACTGTCGAAAAATCATTGGAGATGGAGCCTCCCGAAAATAAAGAGCCGCCAGTAGAAGAACTGTCCAAGGGGGAAGTAGAGCGGATCGGACAAGAAAAGGAAAAAGAGATTACCAAGGTACTTGAAGAGGCTTACAAACAGGATCTTGAGAAAGAAGTCACTCTTACCGATGAAACAGAAGAAGAACGGAAGAAGAAAAAGACTGAAAAGCTTCTGAAAAAGATAGAAGAACAGGAATTTGAGGAGACCAAGGTAAAGAAAAAAGGCCTTCTCAAAAGAAAGGTCGTCATAAAAGAAGAAGATCTCTATACATTCAAGAGAGGGAAAGGAAGGTCCACTCCCAACCGAAAAGGACGAACACTGGATGAGAGGAGGGAAGAAGACCGAAGAGAGGCGAGACCTGCCAAAAAATCGATCAAGGTAGGCGACGAGATACAGGTAAGCGAGCTTGCAAAAAGGATGGGCATCAAGGCGCAGGATATCGTTACAAAACTTCTGCCTCTCGGAATAATTGTTCCTATAAATCAGAGCATAGATTATGATACGGCATACTTAGTAGCGAGTGAATTGGGCTTCGACGTGGAAAAGATAGTTTCAATTGAAGAAGAATTTCTTGCTCTTGAGGAAGAGCAAAAAGAAAGTAGCAGCCGGAATCTGAAGCCAAGGTCGCCCGTAGTGACGATTATGGGCCATGTCGACCACGGCAAGACACTTCTCCTCGACACAATCCGCCATTCAAATGTTGCGGAGAAGGAGGCGGGAGGGATCACCCAACATATCGGAGCATATGTGGTGAATGTGGACGGAAAGGAGATTGTTTTTGTAGATACGCCAGGCCACGAGGCGTTTACCGCGATGCGGGCGAGAGGGGCGAAAGTCACCGACATCGTCGTTCTTGTTGTTGCATCTGACGATGGCGTAATGCCTCAAACGGTAGAAGCCATAAACCATGCCAAAGCCGCTAATGTACCTATTATTGTGGCCATCAATAAGATAGACAAGCAAAACGCAAACCCTGACAAAGTCTTGACGGAACTGAGCGAGTACGGATTGGTTCCCGAGGAATGGGGCGGAACAACTCTGTTCGCGAAGATTTCCGCCAAAAAAAATATGGGTATAAAAGAGCTTCTCGAATTGATTACTCTCCAAGCTGAAATGCTTGAGCTGAAAGCGGACCCAGATCAGTTGGCCAAGGCCATTATCGTAGAATCGGAACTTGACAAAGGACAGGGTCCTGTGGGCACCGTCATCATTCAGGAAGGAACCCTGAAAATAGGAGATCCCTTCATAGCTGGGAGCATGTTCGGAAGAGTTCGGGCTATGATAGATGATAAAGGGAAAAGGATCCAGAAGGCGCCGCCGTCCACGCCGGTGCTTGTAGTAGGATTTCAGGATGTCCCTCACGGGGGAGACCGGTTCATCGTTACCACAGAAGAAAGGTATGCAAGGGAGCTATCAAAGTATCGCCAGGAGAAACTTAGGGAAAAAGAGATAATGAAGAGTTCCCGAACCACCCTTGAGGATCTTTATTCGAAGATGCATGAAACAGGGAGAGTCACTCTCAATGTAATTGTAAAAGGCGATGTGAGAGGGACTATCGACGCCATAATTGAAGCCCTGAAAAAACTTTCCAACGAACAGGTAGAAATTCAGATAATTCACAGCGGTGTCGGCGCCATCACGGAAACGGATGTGAACCTGGCTATGGCGTCAGGTGCCATTATAATCGGCTTCAATACAAAGCCGATCGGCAAGGCACAGGCGCTCGCGGAACATGAAAAAATAGATATCAGAACATATTCCATCATATATGAACTGATTGACGAGATCAAAAAAGCCATGGAAGGAATGCTTGCCCCGAAGATCGTCGAGACCGAGATCGGAAAGGCCGAAGTACGGAAAGTGTTCTCCGTATCTAAGATAGGCACGATCGCCGGATGTTACATGACCGAAGGGAAAGCGACCAGAAATGCTGTGGTAAAGGTAATGAGAACCAGCAATGAGGTATTCTCCGGTAAACTTGCCTCTCTGAAACGATTCAAAGATGATGTGAAAGAGGTTCAGACAGGATACGAGTGTGGAGTATCAATAGAAAGCTTCAACGATATCAAAGAAGGGGACATCTTGGTCTTCTCCATACAAGAAAAAGAGAAGCAGACCCTCGACGGTTAA